From the genome of Streptacidiphilus sp. PB12-B1b:
TCCTGGGACCTGTAAGCGGTGGACATCCGGTCTTCTCCTCGGGTCTTCCTGTCACATCGTCAGAGCACTTTCTCAGATCATGCCCCTCAGGGACGGATGCCACCACTCGGCCTGCCGTTTCGGCCCGGCCCGGCGGCGGCCCCGAGCGGCTGGTCCGGGGCCTCCTCCTGCGCGCACAGCCGCTGGTACGTCCGATTGCGCCGGCGCAGCAGCACGGCCGCGACCAGGGCGCAGACCAGCGAGCCGAGCAGGACGGCGGACTTGGCCTCCTGCGCCAGCGGCGGCTCGTCCTCGAAGGCCAGCTCGGCGATCAGCAGCGAGACGGTGAAGCCGATCCCGGAGAGGACCGAGACCGCGAACAGGTCGCTCCACTCCAGCTCCGGGTTGAGCTCGGCCCGGGTGAACCGCGCGGTCAGCCAGCTGCCGCCGAAGACGCCCAGCGGCTTGCCCAGCAGCAGGCCGAGCACCACCCCGAGCGGCGCGGCCCGGGTGACCACATGCGCCAGCGAGCTGGGCGTGATCGAGACACCGGCCGCGAACAGCGCGAACACCGGGACGCAGAAGCCCGCCGAGAACGGCCTGACCAGGTGCTCGATGTGCTCGGCGGGGGAGTGCCGCTCGCCCGGGTCGACGGTGCAGCGCAGCATCAGCCCCAGGGCCACCCCGGCGACGGTGGCGTGCACCCCGCTCTCGTGCATCAGCGCCCAGATCACCAGGGCCAGCGGCAGGTAGAGGTACCAGCCGTGGATCCGGGCCCGGTGCAGCAGGTAGAACAGGGCCAGGCCGAGGAAGGCCAGGCCCAGCGCCCAGAGCCGGATGCCGTGGCTGTAGAAGACGGCGATGATCAGGATGGCGATCAGGTCGTCGACGACGGCGAGGGTGAGCAGGAAGGCCCGCAGCGCCGAGGGCAGGTGCGTGCCGACGACCGCGAGCACGCCCAGGGCGAAGGCGATGTCGGTGGCCGTGGGGATGGCCCAGCCGGACGCCTGGCCGCTCGCCAGGGCGTTGACCGCGGCGTAGACCACGGCCGGCAGGGCGACGCCGCAGACGGCCGCCGCGACCGGCAGCGCGGCCGCCCTGGGGTCGCGCAGCTCCCCGGCGACCAGTTCGCGCTTGAGCTCGATCCCGGCGACGAAGAAGAAGACCGAGAGCAGTCCGTCGTTGGCCCAGGTCTCCAGCGACAGGTGCAGGTGCAGCGGGGCGCTCGGGCCGACCGCGACGTCCAGCACCCGCGTGTAGCTGTGCGGCCAGACGTTGGCCCAGACGAGTGCGGTGACGGCGGCGGCCAGCAGCAGCACGCCGCCGACGGTCTCGGCGCGCAGCGCGTCGGCGACGACGGCGCGCTCGGGCAGCGGCAGTCGGCCCAGGAACTGGCGGCGGGGCGGGCGGCTGTCGCTCACGCTCGGCTCCTCCGGGGCGGCTGCGGCGCGACCTCCGTCCTGGTACGGCCGCGTTTGTCCGATCGTATCCGTACGGAGCGTGGTCGGCAGGTGACGGAAGGCCGCCCCCGCGTGCTGCGGAAGCGGCCTCCGGGCCGTGCCAGGTCGTACCGGCTCCGTACCGGCCCCGGACGGGGCCCGGCGGCGGAGCCCTGCGGTCAGTCCTCGCTGCCGCCGCTCGGCAGCTGGCTCTGGATCAGGTCCATCACCGAGGAGTCGGCCAGGGTGGTGGTGTCGCCGATCGCGCGGCCCTCGGCGATGTCGCGCAGCAGGCGGCGCATGATCTTGCCGGAGCGGGTCTTCGGCAGCTCGGTGACCACCTTGATGATCTTCGGCTTGGCGATCGGGCCGAGCACCTTGGCCACGTGGTTGCGCAGGTCGTTGACCAGCTCGGTGTCGTCGTGCGCGGTGCCGCGCAGGATGACGAAGGCGGCGATGGCCTGCCCGGTGGTGGCGTCGGTGGCGCCGACGACGGCCGCCTCGGCCACCTTCGGGTGCGACACCAGCGCCGACTCGACCTCGGTGGTGGAGATGTTGTGGCCGGAGACCAGCATCACGTCGTCCACGCGGCCGAGCAGCCACAGGTCGCCGTCG
Proteins encoded in this window:
- the nhaA gene encoding Na+/H+ antiporter NhaA, giving the protein MSDSRPPRRQFLGRLPLPERAVVADALRAETVGGVLLLAAAVTALVWANVWPHSYTRVLDVAVGPSAPLHLHLSLETWANDGLLSVFFFVAGIELKRELVAGELRDPRAAALPVAAAVCGVALPAVVYAAVNALASGQASGWAIPTATDIAFALGVLAVVGTHLPSALRAFLLTLAVVDDLIAILIIAVFYSHGIRLWALGLAFLGLALFYLLHRARIHGWYLYLPLALVIWALMHESGVHATVAGVALGLMLRCTVDPGERHSPAEHIEHLVRPFSAGFCVPVFALFAAGVSITPSSLAHVVTRAAPLGVVLGLLLGKPLGVFGGSWLTARFTRAELNPELEWSDLFAVSVLSGIGFTVSLLIAELAFEDEPPLAQEAKSAVLLGSLVCALVAAVLLRRRNRTYQRLCAQEEAPDQPLGAAAGPGRNGRPSGGIRP